The Cylindrospermopsis curvispora GIHE-G1 genome contains a region encoding:
- a CDS encoding squalene/phytoene synthase family protein codes for MDLRRDALQILKETSRTFYIPISIMPSGLQEAVASAYLCMRAIDEIEDHPTLENHSKVIILQNISQTLQAGVDGFAVDAFSPGFKGYEDSLPEVSLRIREWAILAPESIAPRIWDATAAMADRMAYWSQINWQIRNEYDLDRYTFGVAGAVGLLLSDLWSWYDGTTTNRMEAIAFGRGLQAVNILRNNSEDLTRGVNFFPDGWNHQDLQQYARRHLALADSYTNGLPPGPALQFCQIPLALAHGTLDALANGKEKLSRHDVYALIENFINVNAVV; via the coding sequence ATGGATTTACGTCGGGATGCTTTACAAATTCTCAAAGAAACTAGTAGAACCTTTTATATTCCAATTAGCATTATGCCATCAGGACTGCAAGAAGCTGTGGCATCAGCATACTTGTGTATGCGTGCTATTGACGAAATTGAGGACCATCCAACCCTGGAAAATCATAGTAAGGTTATCATACTACAAAACATTAGCCAAACTCTACAAGCAGGAGTGGATGGTTTTGCAGTGGATGCTTTTTCTCCAGGATTTAAGGGTTATGAAGACTCCCTACCTGAGGTCAGTCTCAGGATCAGGGAATGGGCAATTTTAGCACCAGAAAGCATTGCACCTCGTATTTGGGATGCAACAGCAGCTATGGCCGATAGAATGGCTTACTGGTCACAAATAAATTGGCAAATTAGGAATGAATACGACCTGGATCGTTACACCTTTGGAGTTGCAGGTGCAGTGGGTTTGTTACTCTCAGATTTATGGTCATGGTATGACGGAACCACGACTAACCGCATGGAAGCGATCGCCTTTGGTCGAGGTTTACAAGCGGTAAATATCCTACGTAATAATAGTGAAGATTTAACCCGTGGGGTGAATTTTTTCCCAGATGGTTGGAATCATCAGGATCTTCAACAGTACGCTCGTCGTCATCTAGCTTTAGCGGATAGTTACACTAATGGTCTTCCTCCTGGACCTGCTTTACAATTCTGTCAAATTCCCCTAGCTTTGGCCCATGGTACTCTGGATGCACTAGCTAATGGTAAGGAAAAACTCAGTCGTCATGATGTCTATGCTCTAATCGAAAATTTCATTAATGTCA
- a CDS encoding HAD family hydrolase, whose product MPLKAVLFDFNGVIIKDESIHLKLIDEILVEENLQPQKPDERLRCLGRSDRACFEELLKRRGRVVTQDYLTQLLRNKANKYIKELEGLEQLPLYSGIEDLIMQARSQNLPVGLVSGALGREIELVLERANIREYFQVIIAGDDIATSKPQPEGYLLAVDRLNQIYSDINVDLSLQPENCLALEDTLAGIEAAKRARMKVVGIANTYPFHILQRQANWTVDHVMDLEWERVWETFEQKDLKNGETAC is encoded by the coding sequence ATGCCTTTAAAAGCAGTTCTGTTCGATTTTAATGGAGTAATTATTAAAGACGAATCAATACATTTAAAACTGATAGATGAAATTCTGGTGGAAGAAAATTTACAACCCCAAAAGCCAGATGAACGTTTGAGATGCTTGGGAAGGAGCGATCGCGCTTGTTTTGAGGAGTTATTAAAGCGTCGTGGAAGGGTAGTCACTCAAGATTATTTAACCCAACTGCTGCGAAATAAAGCAAACAAATATATTAAAGAACTAGAGGGTCTGGAACAGTTACCCCTCTATTCTGGAATAGAGGATTTAATTATGCAGGCCCGGTCTCAAAATTTGCCCGTGGGTCTGGTTAGTGGTGCCCTGGGTCGAGAAATAGAGTTGGTTTTGGAACGTGCCAACATAAGAGAATATTTTCAGGTGATCATTGCAGGTGATGACATCGCTACTAGTAAACCTCAACCGGAAGGGTATTTATTAGCCGTGGATAGACTTAATCAAATATATTCTGATATAAATGTTGATTTAAGTTTACAACCTGAAAACTGTTTAGCTTTGGAAGATACTCTAGCTGGAATAGAAGCGGCTAAACGCGCTAGAATGAAGGTTGTGGGAATTGCTAATACTTACCCCTTTCACATCTTGCAGCGTCAAGCTAACTGGACAGTAGACCATGTAATGGATTTGGAGTGGGAACGGGTGTGGGAAACTTTTGAGCAGAAAGATTTGAAAAATGGAGAAACAGCGTGTTAG
- a CDS encoding bifunctional metallophosphatase/5'-nucleotidase has protein sequence MLNQMKSLQLSSLTQLVVMLLLQLLMRPEGLLPSIIDSQLATLRSQDLGVIRNNTTLSEYVKTEYNKFDNSSTAFKTVSATPSTGNFTLQVLHGSDFEGGIPALTDAIGFSAVVNKLKDDPKYKTNTLILSSGDNYISGPFFNASSDTRLNNVGGLASSTAPMIGRGDISILNEIGIQASALGNHEFDLGVRQVRDILRTGSGNPGTNFPYLSTNLDFSPEITAGNLSATDLAANQNTADASSIKGKIAKSTIINVAGIDGITGTADDQRIGIVGATTPTLANISSSGSTIVKPANPIDYDALAAEIQTSVDILKAQGINKTIFLAHMQQLTIERDELAKRLRDVDIIIAGGNHTILSDANDGLRTGDSSKGDYPIVKTGADGKPILVVSTDANYKYVGRLVAEFDQDGVIQVNKLDSAINGAYATDDAGVDRVYGSDVDPRAVANPNVVAIADGIKNLLASKDNLIVGKASVFLNGTREDVRTQETNLGNLTADANLWYAKQIDPSVVISLKNGGAIRDNIGAIGTGAGAISKDDFVKLPTQPNPLAPNKKEGDVSQLDIENSLPFNYDLSLITVTAKQLQHIIEHAVAGTAPGTTPGQFPQISGLNFSFDPTKTSIQFNSKTGEVSRQGERVRNLAVVKEDGSLVDIIVKDGVLVGDANRSFRMVTLKFLVGNSATLIRGGDSYPFPTFVKQNASLANRVDLRGETVDVNGNGKVDTALTLAPGKFTFALPGTEQDVLAEYLGDRFSTKAYGVTDVSPAFDTRIQNLTFRGERVR, from the coding sequence ATGTTGAATCAGATGAAGAGTTTACAGTTATCCTCTTTAACCCAACTAGTAGTAATGTTACTACTGCAATTACTAATGAGACCAGAAGGTTTACTTCCCTCCATTATTGACAGTCAATTGGCTACCCTAAGATCCCAAGATCTGGGGGTTATTCGTAACAATACAACCCTCTCAGAATATGTGAAAACTGAATATAATAAATTTGATAACAGTAGTACTGCTTTCAAAACTGTATCAGCTACTCCTAGTACAGGAAACTTCACCCTACAAGTTCTCCATGGTTCCGACTTTGAGGGTGGGATTCCCGCTCTTACCGATGCAATTGGCTTCTCAGCTGTTGTCAATAAACTCAAGGATGATCCTAAATACAAAACCAACACATTGATTCTCTCCTCTGGTGATAACTACATCTCAGGCCCATTTTTCAATGCTTCCAGCGATACCAGGTTGAATAATGTAGGCGGATTAGCCTCTAGCACTGCTCCAATGATTGGACGTGGTGATATTAGCATTCTGAATGAGATTGGCATTCAAGCTTCCGCATTGGGCAACCATGAGTTTGACCTGGGTGTGAGACAAGTGCGTGATATTCTCAGGACAGGAAGCGGTAACCCAGGGACCAACTTCCCCTATTTGAGTACTAACCTGGATTTTAGCCCTGAAATTACAGCGGGCAACCTCAGTGCAACTGACCTGGCCGCTAACCAAAATACCGCTGATGCCAGCTCTATTAAGGGTAAGATTGCTAAAAGTACCATCATTAATGTTGCGGGTATTGATGGTATTACTGGCACTGCTGACGACCAAAGAATTGGCATTGTAGGTGCAACTACACCAACTTTGGCAAATATTTCTTCAAGTGGTAGCACTATAGTTAAGCCAGCTAACCCCATTGACTATGACGCATTAGCTGCGGAAATTCAGACTTCTGTAGATATACTAAAAGCACAGGGTATTAACAAGACTATCTTCTTAGCTCACATGCAGCAGTTGACTATTGAGCGGGATGAATTGGCGAAGCGATTGAGAGATGTGGATATCATCATCGCGGGGGGGAACCATACTATTCTGTCTGATGCCAATGATGGGCTGAGAACAGGTGACAGCAGCAAGGGCGATTATCCCATTGTCAAGACAGGCGCAGATGGTAAGCCTATTTTGGTGGTCAGTACAGATGCTAATTACAAGTACGTCGGGCGTTTAGTGGCTGAATTTGACCAGGATGGGGTGATTCAGGTTAACAAACTGGATAGCGCAATTAATGGAGCTTATGCTACAGATGATGCAGGAGTTGATCGCGTCTATGGCAGTGATGTTGATCCTCGTGCTGTAGCTAACCCAAATGTGGTAGCGATCGCTGATGGGATCAAAAACCTTCTTGCTAGTAAAGACAACTTAATTGTGGGCAAAGCCAGTGTGTTTCTTAACGGTACTCGTGAGGATGTGCGCACCCAAGAAACCAACTTGGGCAACTTGACCGCTGATGCCAATCTTTGGTATGCCAAGCAGATAGATCCCAGCGTAGTTATCTCCCTGAAAAATGGCGGTGCTATCCGAGACAATATCGGTGCCATTGGCACAGGTGCAGGAGCAATCAGTAAAGATGATTTTGTTAAGCTACCAACCCAGCCCAACCCTTTAGCACCAAATAAAAAGGAGGGTGATGTGTCTCAGTTAGACATTGAGAACTCCCTGCCTTTTAACTATGATCTATCACTAATTACGGTTACTGCCAAACAATTACAGCACATAATTGAGCATGCAGTAGCGGGTACTGCCCCAGGTACAACCCCAGGACAATTTCCCCAGATATCTGGGTTAAACTTTAGCTTTGATCCTACCAAAACATCGATTCAGTTTAATAGTAAGACTGGTGAAGTGAGTAGACAAGGTGAGCGGGTTCGTAATTTGGCGGTTGTGAAAGAAGATGGCTCATTGGTAGACATCATTGTGAAAGATGGTGTGTTAGTTGGAGATGCCAACCGCAGCTTTAGAATGGTAACACTAAAATTTTTAGTGGGTAATAGTGCCACTCTTATCCGTGGTGGTGACAGTTATCCTTTTCCCACCTTTGTTAAGCAAAACGCAAGCCTAGCCAACCGAGTGGATTTGCGTGGTGAAACGGTTGATGTCAATGGCAATGGCAAGGTTGATACTGCTTTAACTTTGGCTCCCGGCAAATTTACCTTTGCCCTTCCTGGTACGGAACAGGATGTTTTAGCTGAGTATCTTGGCGATCGCTTTAGCACTAAGGCCTATGGAGTTACTGATGTTAGTCCAGCATTTGATACTCGTATCCAAAACCTTACTTTTCGGGGAGAACGGGTCAGGTAA
- a CDS encoding VWA domain-containing protein, producing the protein MKKKIFTLFFLLGLGLVLLGSCSNITKISSFEQAVEVLQKNVLPQISVKDQLVTDAIAQSYSVKSVQEPLPSLDKYPIYGPPKTTGAENVYLEIFSSADKANAQKEDERWLIDVVDQFNAKNLKTSSGKLIQVGVRNIPSGIAQRMIEAKIVEPTGYTPSNELWIAMLKNAGVEVDMVTPKLLANQPGFILNQQVKQEIFGSQTVTFDQLLDAIVAGKLSVGYTNPYTSSSGLNLLYTIFWRGAGRQQDDQPLTTLDLQSPKVNSLFQAFQKQVLVTGLTTLELKDIAIRDPKKLSVFVSEGLTFNALKKVPEFANSTFIPFGVPHNNPLVKFKWTTQEQQDGLEQFAKFAQSETMQNLAPRMPAEVAQYLAQKQVPPIPSGKVLSLGQTFWKTQKDVGKTVYLMAVIDTSGSMSGKPLESVKNGLRIATQQINPGNYVGLVTYGDQPVNLVKLAPFDDLQHKRFLAAIDNLQADGATAMYDGMMVALSELVQQKKTNPNGKFYLLLLTDGQTNQGLNFEEVKEIIEYSGVRVYPIAYGEVNEAELNAIAALRESTVKKGTPENVQELLKGLFQVNL; encoded by the coding sequence ATGAAAAAGAAAATATTTACACTTTTCTTCCTCTTAGGACTAGGTTTGGTATTACTAGGTTCTTGCTCCAATATTACCAAGATTAGCTCCTTTGAACAAGCGGTTGAAGTTCTGCAAAAAAATGTCTTGCCACAAATTTCCGTAAAAGACCAATTAGTTACCGATGCAATTGCCCAGAGCTACTCCGTTAAATCCGTACAAGAACCCCTACCATCTTTGGATAAATACCCCATTTATGGTCCGCCCAAAACCACAGGTGCTGAAAATGTTTACCTGGAAATTTTTAGTTCCGCAGATAAAGCTAATGCTCAAAAAGAAGATGAAAGGTGGCTAATTGATGTCGTGGATCAATTCAATGCTAAAAATTTGAAAACTTCTTCTGGGAAATTAATTCAGGTAGGTGTTCGCAATATTCCTTCCGGTATTGCTCAACGCATGATCGAAGCTAAGATAGTTGAACCCACTGGTTATACTCCTTCCAATGAATTGTGGATTGCTATGTTGAAAAATGCAGGAGTTGAGGTTGATATGGTCACCCCTAAACTCTTGGCAAACCAGCCTGGTTTTATTTTAAATCAACAAGTCAAACAAGAAATTTTCGGATCACAAACAGTTACTTTCGATCAATTACTAGATGCGATCGTGGCGGGCAAGCTATCAGTGGGTTATACCAATCCCTATACCAGTTCTAGCGGATTAAATCTCCTGTACACAATTTTTTGGCGTGGAGCAGGTCGTCAACAGGATGATCAACCTTTAACCACCTTAGATTTACAATCCCCAAAAGTCAATTCTTTATTTCAAGCTTTTCAAAAACAAGTTTTAGTAACAGGATTGACTACATTGGAACTAAAGGATATTGCCATAAGAGATCCTAAAAAATTATCTGTTTTTGTAAGTGAAGGGTTGACCTTTAACGCATTGAAAAAAGTTCCTGAATTTGCTAACTCAACTTTTATTCCCTTTGGGGTTCCCCATAATAATCCCTTAGTTAAATTTAAGTGGACGACACAAGAGCAACAGGATGGATTAGAACAATTTGCTAAATTTGCCCAATCTGAAACGATGCAAAATTTAGCACCTCGTATGCCCGCAGAAGTTGCACAATATCTGGCGCAAAAACAGGTTCCTCCTATTCCTTCCGGCAAGGTTTTAAGTTTAGGACAAACATTTTGGAAAACACAAAAAGATGTGGGAAAAACAGTTTATTTAATGGCAGTTATTGACACCAGTGGATCCATGTCTGGAAAGCCTTTAGAGTCGGTTAAAAATGGCTTACGTATTGCTACCCAACAGATTAATCCAGGCAATTATGTGGGCTTAGTTACCTATGGAGATCAGCCCGTTAATTTAGTCAAACTAGCCCCCTTTGATGACCTTCAGCACAAACGTTTTTTGGCAGCAATAGATAATTTGCAAGCAGACGGTGCCACGGCAATGTATGATGGCATGATGGTGGCTTTATCGGAACTGGTGCAACAAAAGAAAACCAATCCTAATGGTAAGTTTTATTTGTTATTACTGACCGATGGTCAAACCAATCAGGGGTTGAACTTTGAAGAAGTAAAAGAGATTATTGAATACAGTGGTGTGCGGGTTTATCCCATTGCATACGGTGAAGTCAATGAAGCAGAATTAAATGCGATCGCAGCTTTGCGGGAATCTACGGTAAAAAAGGGAACCCCTGAAAATGTGCAAGAGCTGCTGAAGGGATTATTCCAAGTCAATTTATAG
- a CDS encoding AAA family ATPase encodes MTHINDIIKRQTNPFDLIELKPTDFWVEEQDSTVMVDSIHQEAIIEIESLLDLVAKDHRSRTVLLGGSSGSGKSYLLGRLKRKLNSKAFFAYVFCNWTSSGEIWRHILRRTVDSLLQVPEGEQESQLMLWLKSLSAFTKSGVKQKIFNTNFWQLLRGDRPKFVKHLKSTYKKGIYHPDIFFGVLHDLTNPDLYDLACEWLRGDDLSEESMKLIQVKSCIDTEEAAKNILANFGKISTQTQPIVLCFDNLDTMPQQPGGTLEIQPFMNVNTTIHGDNLKNFLVIISVIYNTWERNRNSILPADKAGIERQIRLQNITMEQAEALWICQLKPLHRLAYPIPESPLFPLSREILDRNYPGGKTTPRSTLVLGRKEYQEYKLSLNGNYSAAQEELSPQKTVKVVDSSSQNQKVDVKGQNGTFSASDNPDINQSEFELLWQQEYKKNQQKYSKISLLSSSDLTQMLIYAICAMDVPEIQPKLISGKYTTHSFSYLHPQNNQKTGVVWTEEYNMNSFYHIMSACQTAIQKKACETLYLIRSGNVGNPESSGNQIYRQIFVNTHNLHIRSSLTGIHFLATYQSLVNSAKSQDLLIGGKTIGLPELEDLVQRSKVLHGCDLLQALGIVSKTSNPHTSENREANLEVVKGFLFNLVKINQCIAVKTLIDIILREFPETQAASIQNLIDLLCREKKVKVLGPTSKPEEQIILWYPNAS; translated from the coding sequence ATGACACACATTAATGACATTATCAAACGCCAAACTAACCCCTTTGATTTAATCGAATTAAAGCCCACTGATTTTTGGGTGGAAGAACAAGATTCCACAGTAATGGTAGACTCAATTCACCAAGAAGCAATAATAGAAATTGAAAGTCTACTTGACCTAGTAGCCAAAGATCATCGTAGTCGGACAGTTTTGTTGGGGGGTAGTTCTGGATCGGGTAAAAGTTATCTCCTGGGTAGACTGAAACGTAAGTTGAACTCCAAAGCCTTTTTTGCCTATGTTTTTTGTAATTGGACCAGTAGTGGTGAAATATGGCGACATATCCTCCGTCGTACCGTTGATAGTTTACTTCAAGTTCCCGAAGGAGAACAAGAATCACAGCTAATGTTGTGGCTAAAAAGTCTCAGTGCATTTACTAAAAGTGGTGTCAAACAGAAAATATTCAATACCAATTTTTGGCAACTCCTAAGAGGCGATCGCCCAAAATTTGTTAAACACCTCAAAAGTACTTATAAGAAAGGAATCTATCATCCTGATATTTTTTTTGGTGTACTCCATGATCTGACCAATCCAGATTTATATGATTTGGCGTGTGAATGGCTAAGGGGAGATGACCTGAGTGAAGAGTCCATGAAGCTGATTCAAGTTAAAAGCTGCATTGATACAGAGGAAGCTGCCAAAAATATTTTAGCCAATTTTGGTAAGATTTCTACCCAAACCCAACCGATAGTTTTATGTTTTGATAACCTTGATACCATGCCTCAGCAACCGGGGGGTACTTTGGAAATTCAGCCTTTTATGAATGTTAATACAACCATTCATGGTGATAATTTGAAGAATTTCCTAGTCATTATTAGTGTTATTTATAACACATGGGAACGTAATCGTAACAGTATTCTTCCTGCTGATAAAGCGGGAATTGAAAGACAAATTAGGTTACAAAATATAACCATGGAACAGGCGGAAGCACTGTGGATTTGTCAACTCAAACCACTACATAGATTGGCCTATCCCATACCAGAATCTCCTCTTTTTCCCCTCAGTCGAGAAATATTAGATAGAAACTACCCTGGTGGTAAAACCACACCTAGAAGTACATTAGTTTTGGGTCGCAAGGAATATCAGGAATATAAGCTCTCCCTCAATGGGAATTATAGTGCAGCGCAGGAGGAATTATCACCCCAGAAGACGGTAAAGGTTGTGGATAGCAGTTCCCAAAACCAAAAAGTAGATGTTAAGGGTCAAAATGGTACATTTTCAGCTTCAGATAACCCGGATATAAACCAATCGGAATTCGAATTATTATGGCAACAAGAGTATAAAAAAAACCAGCAGAAATATAGCAAAATATCTTTATTGTCATCATCTGATTTGACTCAAATGCTCATATATGCCATCTGTGCCATGGATGTTCCTGAAATTCAACCTAAACTAATTAGTGGCAAATATACCACCCATTCATTCAGTTATCTCCATCCTCAAAATAACCAAAAAACTGGCGTTGTCTGGACAGAGGAATATAATATGAATAGCTTTTATCATATTATGAGTGCTTGTCAAACAGCTATTCAGAAAAAGGCCTGTGAAACACTTTACTTAATTCGTAGTGGAAATGTGGGTAACCCTGAATCATCTGGTAACCAAATTTATCGACAGATATTTGTAAATACACACAACCTTCATATTAGGTCTAGTTTGACTGGAATTCATTTTTTAGCAACTTATCAAAGTTTGGTGAATTCTGCTAAATCTCAAGATTTACTAATTGGTGGTAAAACAATTGGTTTACCAGAGTTAGAAGATTTGGTGCAAAGGTCAAAAGTTTTACACGGGTGTGACTTATTACAAGCTTTGGGGATTGTTAGTAAAACCTCAAATCCACACACCAGTGAAAACCGTGAGGCAAATTTAGAAGTTGTCAAAGGTTTCTTGTTTAATTTAGTTAAAATTAACCAATGTATTGCAGTAAAAACTTTAATTGACATTATACTTAGGGAGTTTCCTGAGACTCAAGCAGCTAGTATCCAAAATTTAATTGACCTATTGTGTCGAGAAAAGAAGGTAAAAGTTTTGGGCCCCACATCCAAACCGGAAGAGCAAATAATTCTCTGGTATCCTAATGCTTCTTAA
- a CDS encoding transcription factor RcaD: MNTNQLKFMLRLLASSDYQIDWNSSALKSFKKEKSKICQELEKREYVDYSREIVSAQILPAGKAALQIESSQLPIAPEEIKVLQNIAKSSQKIEVSKIKIKSLKSDEKDRILKILSQRGLIKVEQKIKRTKAQVWLTDRGLEFLRDEYIPQKGSHAVISLDMLGEYIQFLRKNATEKKSVIPREITDEEILQTIENLDRELGTENYLPIFHVREKLQPPLSRDELDRALYRLQKTSKIDFDPLQEVTNYTSNQIDAGIPQNIGGPLFFIIVN, encoded by the coding sequence ATGAACACAAACCAGTTAAAGTTTATGCTAAGGCTACTGGCGTCTTCGGATTACCAAATTGATTGGAATTCTTCTGCGCTTAAATCTTTTAAAAAAGAAAAAAGTAAAATTTGTCAAGAATTAGAAAAGAGAGAATATGTAGATTACTCCAGAGAAATTGTTTCAGCGCAGATCTTACCTGCTGGTAAAGCTGCATTACAGATTGAATCTTCCCAACTACCTATAGCGCCTGAAGAAATAAAGGTGCTACAAAATATAGCTAAGAGCAGTCAGAAAATAGAGGTTAGTAAAATTAAGATTAAATCTTTAAAGTCCGATGAAAAAGACAGAATTTTAAAAATCCTCAGTCAGCGGGGTTTGATAAAGGTAGAACAGAAGATAAAAAGGACGAAAGCACAAGTTTGGCTCACAGATAGAGGACTTGAGTTTTTACGTGATGAGTACATACCACAAAAAGGTTCCCATGCTGTAATCAGTTTAGACATGCTGGGTGAGTACATACAATTTTTGCGCAAGAATGCCACGGAAAAAAAATCAGTAATTCCTAGGGAAATAACTGACGAAGAAATTTTACAAACTATTGAAAATTTAGATCGAGAACTGGGTACAGAAAATTACTTGCCCATCTTTCATGTGCGGGAGAAATTACAACCACCCCTATCAAGAGATGAGCTAGATCGGGCATTATATAGATTGCAAAAGACGAGCAAAATTGATTTTGATCCTCTACAAGAAGTAACTAACTATACTTCAAATCAAATTGATGCGGGAATCCCCCAGAATATTGGTGGTCCATTGTTTTTTATTATAGTCAATTAA